The Cupriavidus necator DNA window GCGTGCCGCGCACGAACGCCAGCTCCTCAACCTGACCGAGGAGATCCGCCGCATGGAATTCCGCGAAGCGGACTGGCAGGTGCAGGCACTGCAGAAGACCAAGCAGGGGGCGCAGGCGCGGCGGCAATATTACAGCGACCTGATCGCGAATGGGTTGATCCCGAAGGAGCAGGCCTACCAGAACCTGACCGGCGTTTCCATGACCACGCGCGCCGCCGGCAACATCGTGGAAGGTGTCGGCCAGGTCATGAACCTGATTCCGGACAATACGACCGGCGTTGCCGGGATCGCGTCCACCCCGGTGTCGGTGTTCCAGATGCCGATCGGCACCAAGCTGGCCCACGCGTTCGCCGCGGCCGCCAGGATTCTCTACACGGTTGCCGATATCAACGGCACGCAGGCCGGCCTGGCACTGACCGAGGGTGGATGGGACCGTCGCGAGGCGGACTGGATCCTCCAGGTCACGGTGCTCGATATCGAGATCCAGCAGATCGAGCGGCAGATCCTTGGCGCCGAGCGGCGCCGCGGCGTGGCGCTGCGCCAGTTGAACAACCTGGTGCAGCAGAAGCAGCAGGCGGCGGAGCTGCAGGACTTCCTGCGCGACAAGTTCACCAATCACGCGCTCTACCTGTTCCTGCAGCAGGAGACAGCGGCGCTGCACCACCAGATGTTCGAGATCGCCTGGTGCTGGGCACGCCAGGCACAACGCGCGTTCCAGCTGGAACGCGAGCTGACCACGCAGACGCAACTGCCACCGGATATCTGGGACGGTCTGCACGAAGGCCTGCTGGCCGGCGAGCGGCTGTCGACGTCGCTGCGCGCAATGGAAAAGGCGTACTACGACCAGAACCGGCGCGAGCAGGAGCTGGTGACGCGGCTGTCGCTGCGGATTGATTTTCCGCTCGCGTTCCTGCAGCTGAAGGCGACAGGCATGTGCGAGATCGAGATTCCCGAATGGCGCCTCGACCGCGAATACCCCGGACACTACCTGCGCCGCGTCAAGAGCGTCAGCCTGACCATCCCCTCTGTCGTGGGCCCTTACACGGGCGTGCACTGCAAGCTGACGCTGCTGAGCAGCGCGACCCGCATCGAGCCCACGCTGCTCGACGTCGAAGACTGCTGCCCTGGCGAATGCACCTGCGGCTGCTGCGAGCGCCGGCGCTACGAGGCGACCAGGGATGATCCGCGCATCGTGAAGCGCTATGGCGCAACCGAAGCGATCGCAACTTCCACCGGGCAGAACGACTCGGGGCTGTTCGAGCTCAATTTCCGCGACGAGCGCTACCTGCCGTTCGAATACGCCGGGGCGGTCAGCCGCTGGCGCATCGAGCTGCCCATCGAGACCAACGCGTTCGACATTGACACGGTAAGCGACCTGATCGTCCAGTTGAGCTACACCGCTCGCGAAGGCGGAGCGCTGCTGCGCAAGGCAAGCTGGGCCGCCGCGTCCTGCCTGCTGCCCGGCGCGGGGCTGCGCTTCTTTGACTGGAAGCAGGACTTCGCCGATGCGTGGCAGCGGTTCAAGGCAGCCGTGCCGGCGGCAGAAATGCCCGGCTGCACGCGTGCGCTCACGCTGCGCATGAGCCGCGGCATGTTCCCGTACCTGCCGGGCCAGCGGCCGGTGCGCATGCGCCGCGTCGAACTGTGGTTCGAGGCCCAAGGCTGCAGCGGCGCGCGCAACCATGAGATCGAGTTCGTGCCAGATCGCGACTGCACATGCGAGGACGACGGCGAAGCGTGCTGCGACCGCTTCTTCCTGACCTGCGTGGCCAGCGAGGATTGGCCGTGCCTCTTCCATGGTGTGATCGAGTACCCGTTCCCGTACCTGAGCGACGAGAGACCGGTCGTGATCGGCGACTTCCTGTTCCCGGAAGACGCCGGTGTGGTACACCGTGCCTATCTGGTGTGCTCGTACGAGGCCGGTCCGCCGGAACGCTGCTTGCCGAAGCTGCCGGCTTGCGACGGCGACTGCATGACGGTCTGTTGAAGTAATGCCCGTGCCCGGGCCATAGCAGGAGTTGGCAAATGGAGAAGAAGCCCCCACCTGATGAAAACACGGACCTCCCACGCCGAGGGCACGGCTCCGCTGCGCGAGCGGCGAAGACTCCGCCGCCTCAACAGAGCATGCCCGGGCATCTTATCGAGCTGAGGCCGGGCTTCTTTCTCAACCCCGACCACATTATCAGCGTGCGGGTGTTGCCGGAGGAGGAAGGCGACGTCTATGCAGTCCTGCACCTGTCGAATGGCGACAAGCAGAACCTTACCCGCGGCGAGTTCACCGCCATTACCGGGGAAGAGCCGCGCCCGCCGGCGCGGCTGCCGCAGAAACCACTGACCGAATAGCGTTGCTGCTACGCGGCCCTGCCCCCCGGATCAATGCTGGCTCGCCCCGGCAGCCCCGATCCCGGTCATCGCACGCACGAACTGCGCACCATAGCGCTGGCGCTCGGTGCTGGCCTGGGTGGAGCGGTCCAGCACCGACGCCAGCCAGGCGCTGGCGAAGGCCAGCGTCATCGAGAACAGCGCCGGGTTGGCGTACGGGAAGATCGCCTTGTCATGATGCAGGAAGCCCACCCAGACCGTCGGGCCCAGCACCAGCAGCGCCACCGCTGACACCAGCCCGGCCAGGCTGCCGGCCACGGCGCCGCGCGTGGTCAGGCCTTTCCAGAACATCGACAGGAACAGCACCGGGAAGTTGACCGAGGCCGCGATCGCCAGCACCAGGCCGGACAGGAAGGCGATGTTCTGCTTCTCGAACATCACGCCCAGCACCATGGCCAGCACGCCGATCACCAGGGTGGCCGCCTTGGACACCCGGATCTCGTCCTTCTCGTTGGCCTGCCCGCGGCGGAACACGTTGGCGTACAGGTCATGCGAGACCGCGGAAGCGCCCGACAGGGCCAGGCCCGCCACCACCGCGAGGATGGTCGCGAACGCCACCGCCGAGATAAAGCCCAGGAAGAAATCGCCGCCGATCGCGTGCGACAGGTGCACCGCCACCATATTGCTGCCGCCGATGATCTTGCCGGCCGCGTCGCGGTAGGCCGGATCCGCGCCCACCATCACGATCGCACCGAAGCCCACCACCAGGATCAGCACGTAGAAGTAGCCGATGAAGCCGGTGGCGTAGAGCACGGACTTGCGCGCCTCGCGGGCGTCTGCCACCGTGAAGAAGCGCATCAGGATGTGCGGCAGGCCCGCGGTGCCGAACATCATGCCCACCCCCAGCGAGATCGCATCGATGGGATTGGACACCAGCCCGCCCGGAGACAGGATCGCCAGCCCCTTGTCATGCACCTTCGCCGCGCCGGCGAACATGGCTTCCGGGCTGAAGCCGAAGTACGCCAGCACCATCACCGCCATGAAGGTCACGCCGCCCAGCAGCAGCGCGGCCTTGATGATCTGCACCCAGGTGGTGGCCAGCATGCCGCCGAACATCACATACAGCACCATCAACAGGCCGACGATCACCACGGCGGACTCATAGCTGGTGCCGAACAGCAGCTCGATCAGCTTGCCGGCGCCGACCATCTGCGCCACCAGGTACATGATCACCACCGTCAGCGTGCCGCAGGCGGCGGTGATCCGCACCGGCTTCTGCGCCAGCCGGTATGACACCACGTCGGCAAAGGTATAGCGGCCAAGGTTGCGCAGCCGTTCGGCGACGATGAACAGGATGATCGGCCAGCCCGCCACCACGCCCAGCGCGTAGATCAGCCCGTCATAGCCCTTGTCGAACATCATCGCGGAGATGCCGAGGAAGGAGGCAGCCGAGACCATGTCGCCGGCGATGGCCAGGCCGTTCTGGAAGCCGCTCAGCCCGCCTCCGGCGGCATAGAAGTCGGATGCCGAGCGCGTGCGGCGCGCGGCCCAGCGGGTAATGCCGAGCGTGAACAGCACGAACAGCAGGAACATCACGATGGCGCTCCAGTTCAGCGGCCGCGGCGCGGCATCGCCCTGGATGGCGGGGGCCGCCGCGGCGGCCATGCTGGCAAGCCCGAGCAGGGCCGCGCACAGGTAACGGTTGGCGGGTTTCATGCCCGGCACTCCTTGCGCACGCGTTCGTTGAGCGGATCCAGGTCGCGGTTGGCCCGGTACACGTAGATCCCGGTCAGCAGCACGGCCGAGACGATCACCGCCACGCCGACGGGAATGCCCACCGTCATCACACCCGCGCCGAGCGGTGTGCCGAGCGTGGCCGGCGAGAACGCCAGCAGCAGGATAAAGCCGAAGTAGATCGCCAGCATGACCAGCGTCAGCGACCAGCCCAGGCGGGTCCGCCCGTTGGTCAGCCGGATGAAATCGGGGTGGTTCTGGATGGTTTCCAGTTGTCGCGCGTCCATGGTGGTCTCCTTTGGCGCAAGGGTGGGCGTGGCGCCTCTGGGTGGGTGCCATCGTTGGGTGATTCGTTGAGACTTGAACTCTTGCGGCGGTGTGCTCCCTCTCCCCGCATGGGGAGAGGGAGCACACATGCAATGGCTTGTCAGTTCATGCGATACGTTCAGATCGCCCCGACCGGCTGCTCGTGCGTGAACTTCGGCCGCATATCGAGCACCCGCCGTGCCTTGCCGACCGTGGTGCGCTCGATGCCGTCCGCATCCACCACCTGCACGCGCGTGGTCACGCCCACGTAGGTCTTGATCTGGTCCTTCAGCTCGCGCTCCAGCATCGCGCGGTCGTCCGCGCAGAGGGGTGCCGAACCTCCGGGCCGCGCTTCGACGCGCACTTCCAGCTTGTCCAGGTGGCCGTCGCGGGTCACCACCAGCTGGTACTGCGGCGCCAGCGCCGGCGTCTTCAGGATCAGCTCCTCGATCTGCGACGGGAACACATTGACGCCGCGGATGATCAGCATGTCGTCCGAGCGGCCGGTGATCTTGCCGATGCGGCGCATCGAACGCGAGGTGGGCGGCAGCAGGCGCGTCAGGTCGCGCGTGCGGTATCGGATCACCGGCAGCGCTTCCTTGGTGAGCGACGTGAACACCAGTTCGCCCTCTTCTCCATCCGGCAGCACCTCGCCGGTGACCGGATCGATGATCTCGGCGTAGAAGTGGTCTTCCCAGATCACCGGACCGTCCTTGCTCTCGATGCATTCGCAAGCGACACCCGGCCCCATGACTTCAGACAGGCCGTAGATGTCCACCGCGTCGATACCGGCACGTGCCTCGATTTCGGCGCGCATCGCATCCGTCCACGGCTCGGCGCCGAAGATGCCCACCTTGAGCGAGCTTTCCGACGGATCCATGCCCTGGCGCTCCATCTCCTCGATCAGGTTCAGCATGTATGACGGCGTCACCATGATGATGTTGGGCTCGAACTCGCGGATCAGCTGCACCTGTTTCTCGGTCTGCCCGCCGGACATGGGGATCACCGTGCAGCCGGCCTTCTCGGCGCCATAGTGGGCACCCAGGCCGCCCGTGAACAGGCCGTAGCCATAGCTGACATGGACCAGGTCGCCGGCGCGGCCGCCGGCGGCGCGGATCGAGCGCGCCACCACGCTGGCCCAGGTATCGATATCCTTCGCGGTATAGCCGACCACGGTCGGCTTGCCCGTGGTGCCGCTCGACGCATGCACGCGCGCCACCTTCTCGCGCGGCACCGCGAACATGCCGAAGGGATAGTTGTCGCGCAGGTCCTGCTTGGTCAGGAACGGGAACTTCGACAGGTCCGACAGCGACTGCAGGTCGTCCGGATGCACCCCGGCCGCATGGAAGGCCTTGCGGTAATGCGGCACGTTGTCGTAGGCATGGCGCACGCTCCATTTCAGCCGTTCCAGCTGCAGCGCCTGCAGTTCGTCGCGGCTGGCGCGCTCGATCGGCTCCAGCTCGTTGGGGTTGGGGATGCGT harbors:
- a CDS encoding cation acetate symporter, whose protein sequence is MKPANRYLCAALLGLASMAAAAAPAIQGDAAPRPLNWSAIVMFLLFVLFTLGITRWAARRTRSASDFYAAGGGLSGFQNGLAIAGDMVSAASFLGISAMMFDKGYDGLIYALGVVAGWPIILFIVAERLRNLGRYTFADVVSYRLAQKPVRITAACGTLTVVIMYLVAQMVGAGKLIELLFGTSYESAVVIVGLLMVLYVMFGGMLATTWVQIIKAALLLGGVTFMAVMVLAYFGFSPEAMFAGAAKVHDKGLAILSPGGLVSNPIDAISLGVGMMFGTAGLPHILMRFFTVADAREARKSVLYATGFIGYFYVLILVVGFGAIVMVGADPAYRDAAGKIIGGSNMVAVHLSHAIGGDFFLGFISAVAFATILAVVAGLALSGASAVSHDLYANVFRRGQANEKDEIRVSKAATLVIGVLAMVLGVMFEKQNIAFLSGLVLAIAASVNFPVLFLSMFWKGLTTRGAVAGSLAGLVSAVALLVLGPTVWVGFLHHDKAIFPYANPALFSMTLAFASAWLASVLDRSTQASTERQRYGAQFVRAMTGIGAAGASQH
- a CDS encoding DUF485 domain-containing protein; protein product: MDARQLETIQNHPDFIRLTNGRTRLGWSLTLVMLAIYFGFILLLAFSPATLGTPLGAGVMTVGIPVGVAVIVSAVLLTGIYVYRANRDLDPLNERVRKECRA
- the paaK gene encoding phenylacetate--CoA ligase PaaK produces the protein MVQRIPNPNELEPIERASRDELQALQLERLKWSVRHAYDNVPHYRKAFHAAGVHPDDLQSLSDLSKFPFLTKQDLRDNYPFGMFAVPREKVARVHASSGTTGKPTVVGYTAKDIDTWASVVARSIRAAGGRAGDLVHVSYGYGLFTGGLGAHYGAEKAGCTVIPMSGGQTEKQVQLIREFEPNIIMVTPSYMLNLIEEMERQGMDPSESSLKVGIFGAEPWTDAMRAEIEARAGIDAVDIYGLSEVMGPGVACECIESKDGPVIWEDHFYAEIIDPVTGEVLPDGEEGELVFTSLTKEALPVIRYRTRDLTRLLPPTSRSMRRIGKITGRSDDMLIIRGVNVFPSQIEELILKTPALAPQYQLVVTRDGHLDKLEVRVEARPGGSAPLCADDRAMLERELKDQIKTYVGVTTRVQVVDADGIERTTVGKARRVLDMRPKFTHEQPVGAI